The following are encoded in a window of Megalops cyprinoides isolate fMegCyp1 chromosome 16, fMegCyp1.pri, whole genome shotgun sequence genomic DNA:
- the LOC118791664 gene encoding spermatogenesis-associated protein 24-like translates to MQSSSTNVSDVVFGQLQDVIRIQQSVILRLNEKLSLQDKDMVPFDKYAGLVSELKEERHQHNQTRERFLKESEKLNFAMGEIQVLKGRLESERESFEKALHNERNRAKKESAKNDKLISKCDRIKSIIMKREGILNEKENQIKELQTKLDKQRRTLNARLTELDIRRQQEEYMARVLQQRSRVEGAAGHSSPR, encoded by the exons ATGCAATCATCATCGACGAACGTAAGTGACGTGGTGTTTGGACAACTACAAGACGTCATTCGGATACAACAAAGCGTTATCTTGAGACTGAATGAGAAG CTATCCCTTCAGGACAAAGACATGGTGCCATTTGATAAATATGCAGGACTTGTTTCTGAACTAAAG gaGGAAAGACATCAACACAACCAGACAAGGGAGCGGTTCTTGAAGGAGTCAGAGAAACTAAACTTTGCCATGGGAGAGATACAGGTTCTTAAAGGACGACTGGAAAGCGAAAGGGAGTCTTTTGAAAAGGC GCTACACAACGAGAGGAACAGAGCAAAGAAGGAGTCTgccaaaaatgacaaactgatCAGCAAGTGTGACC GCATCAAATCCATCATTATGAAGCGCGAAGGCATCCTAAATGAGAAAGAGAATCAAATAAAGGAGCTGCAGACCAAACTGGACAAGCAGAGGAGAACTCTGAA tgcTCGGCTGACAGAGCTGGACATCCGGAGGCAGCAGGAGGAGTACATGGCCAGGGTGCTGCAGCAGAGGAGTCGAGTCGAGGGAGCAGCAGGTCACAGCTCACCACGCTGA